The following proteins are encoded in a genomic region of Galbibacter sp. BG1:
- a CDS encoding 5' nucleotidase, NT5C type has product MTIFVDMDEVMADTYNAHIEQYNKDFETCLTVEECHGKEVWQSVPEEHQKSIRKHAHNEGFFRMIKPIENSQRVLKELSEVHDVYIASAAMEFPLSLLDKYRWLDEHFPFIHWKKRILCGDKHILKGDVLIDDRSFNLEHFDGRSIMFTSPHNVHTKGFERVDNWNEVRELLMK; this is encoded by the coding sequence ATGACCATTTTTGTAGACATGGACGAGGTAATGGCAGATACCTATAACGCACATATAGAACAATACAATAAAGATTTTGAGACCTGCCTAACGGTAGAAGAATGCCATGGAAAAGAGGTTTGGCAAAGTGTTCCAGAAGAACATCAAAAAAGTATTCGTAAGCATGCTCATAACGAAGGTTTTTTTAGAATGATAAAACCCATTGAAAACAGCCAAAGGGTGCTCAAAGAGTTGTCGGAAGTGCATGATGTATATATTGCATCGGCAGCAATGGAATTTCCTTTATCCTTGTTGGATAAATACCGCTGGCTAGATGAACATTTCCCTTTTATACATTGGAAAAAAAGAATTTTATGTGGGGACAAACATATTTTAAAGGGCGATGTACTAATAGACGACAGAAGTTTTAACCTGGAACATTTTGACGGGCGCTCCATTATGTTCACCTCTCCGCACAATGTCCATACAAAAGGATTTGAGCGTGTCGATAATTGGAATGAGGTAAGGGAGCTGCTTATGAAATAG
- a CDS encoding DUF2461 domain-containing protein: protein MSFYKMFDFLRELNKNNNKEWMDAHRKEYHEVRDFYIDWLNEMDMKLANVNPNYSHTPGKKAINRINNNLLYHPNKPVYKDHFGAGLDLEKGKGDFYIHLGINGSFLAGGFYKPKSNTLKSIRDAIDYNGEKLKGIIEKPSFKKMFGDLEDEEMLKTSPKGYSQDHKHIDLLRHKSFAVIRTVTQKEVLDDSFNDHVIEVYKEMLPFREYLNEAVTVKG from the coding sequence ATGAGCTTTTACAAAATGTTCGATTTCCTTAGGGAATTAAACAAAAACAACAACAAAGAATGGATGGATGCCCACCGAAAAGAGTATCATGAAGTTCGTGACTTTTATATCGATTGGCTCAATGAAATGGATATGAAATTAGCCAATGTAAATCCTAATTACAGTCATACTCCAGGCAAAAAAGCCATCAATAGAATAAATAATAATTTACTTTACCATCCGAACAAACCTGTTTATAAGGATCATTTTGGAGCCGGACTCGATTTAGAAAAAGGAAAAGGGGATTTTTACATCCATCTTGGCATCAATGGGAGTTTTCTTGCTGGTGGATTTTATAAACCAAAAAGCAATACACTAAAAAGCATTCGGGATGCTATCGATTATAATGGAGAGAAATTAAAAGGGATTATCGAAAAACCATCCTTTAAAAAAATGTTTGGCGATCTTGAAGATGAAGAAATGCTAAAAACATCCCCCAAAGGTTATTCGCAAGACCACAAACATATAGATTTGTTGAGGCATAAAAGTTTTGCGGTTATTCGTACCGTCACCCAAAAAGAAGTATTGGACGATTCTTTTAACGATCACGTTATCGAAGTCTATAAAGAAATGCTGCCTTTCCGCGAATATTTAAACGAAGCGGTAACGGTAAAAGGCTAG
- a CDS encoding 3-deoxy-D-manno-octulosonic acid transferase, whose translation MFFLYNILVYLTRFFVGIAAIFNEKLKLFVDGRKGVFSFLVSEITKDDKVIWFHTASLGEFEQGLPVMEQARKDFPGHKILVTFFSPSGYEVKKNTGAADVVCYLPLDTKFNVRQFLEIVNPQLAIFVKYEFWPNYLSGLKKRKIPTLLISGIFRERQSFFHWYGAFMRKSLQTFNHFFVQDERSKELLRKINIENVTVSGDTRFDRVAEILKRDNHLEFVQEFKQENLCLVAGSTWPEDEKILVDYINRDSSKRLKYIIAPHNIKPHLIEKLKNGFHKKVVLFSEKENKQLADYDVLILDTIGLLTKVYNYADMAYVGGGMGNTGLHNTLEPAVFGIPVFIGKNYSGFIEAEKLVSLGGIISISNKNDFANEIDYLIENQEDLKKVGAINDNFINKNKGSMIQIGSYIRKLIK comes from the coding sequence GTGTTTTTTTTATATAATATTCTAGTTTATTTAACCAGATTTTTTGTTGGTATTGCCGCTATTTTCAATGAAAAGCTAAAGCTTTTTGTCGATGGGAGAAAAGGGGTTTTTAGTTTTTTGGTCTCAGAAATTACCAAAGATGATAAAGTAATTTGGTTTCATACGGCTTCTTTGGGGGAGTTTGAACAGGGTTTGCCAGTTATGGAGCAAGCACGAAAAGATTTTCCAGGGCATAAAATTTTAGTAACGTTCTTTTCCCCTTCAGGTTACGAGGTGAAAAAAAACACAGGTGCTGCAGATGTAGTTTGTTACCTTCCGCTGGATACCAAATTCAATGTAAGACAGTTTTTAGAGATTGTAAATCCGCAACTCGCCATTTTTGTGAAATACGAATTTTGGCCCAATTATCTTTCCGGATTAAAAAAAAGAAAAATACCCACCTTATTAATTTCAGGAATATTTAGGGAGCGGCAATCGTTTTTTCATTGGTATGGAGCGTTTATGAGAAAATCGTTGCAAACCTTCAATCATTTTTTTGTTCAAGACGAAAGGTCTAAAGAATTGCTAAGAAAAATAAACATAGAAAATGTAACGGTAAGTGGCGATACCCGTTTCGATCGGGTGGCAGAAATATTGAAAAGGGATAATCATTTAGAGTTTGTACAGGAGTTTAAGCAAGAAAATTTATGTCTTGTGGCTGGAAGTACATGGCCGGAGGACGAAAAGATCTTGGTAGATTATATTAATCGGGATTCTTCCAAAAGATTAAAATATATTATAGCCCCTCACAATATAAAACCTCATTTAATAGAGAAGTTAAAGAATGGCTTTCATAAAAAAGTGGTGCTTTTTTCAGAAAAAGAAAATAAGCAACTGGCCGATTATGATGTGCTAATTTTAGACACTATTGGTTTGCTTACCAAGGTGTATAATTATGCAGATATGGCATATGTTGGCGGTGGTATGGGTAATACAGGATTGCATAATACATTGGAGCCGGCCGTTTTTGGCATCCCTGTATTTATCGGTAAGAATTATTCTGGCTTTATTGAAGCTGAAAAATTGGTTTCACTTGGCGGAATAATTTCCATTTCGAACAAAAATGATTTTGCGAATGAAATTGATTATCTAATTGAAAATCAAGAGGATTTAAAGAAGGTTGGGGCGATAAATGATAATTTTATAAATAAAAATAAAGGATCAATGATCCAAATAGGTAGTTACATTCGTAAATTAATTAAATGA
- a CDS encoding DegT/DnrJ/EryC1/StrS family aminotransferase, translated as MRKIQMVDLQSQYEFIKEKVNNSITEVLESAAFINGPEVHNFQKELEAYLGVKHVIPCANGTDALQIAMMGLDLKPGDEVITVDFTFAATVEVIGLLQLTPVLVDVEPDTFNMDVDALKKAITPKTKAIVPVHLFGQCANMEAIMEIAEAHNLYVIEDNAQAIGADYTFKNGTTKKAGTMGDVGATSFFPSKNLGCYGDGGAIFTNNDELAHTLRGIVNHGMYERYHHDVVGVNSRLDSIQAAVLRAKLPLLDSYNQKRRDAARKYTASLKDNKHIITPRLNAPCGKDRICDTCNCHVFHQYTLRITNGKRDALVKFLNDSGIPCGVYYPIPLHLQKAYRDDRYNEGDFTVTNLLVKEVVSLPMHTELDDDQILFITDKIKEFLD; from the coding sequence ATGAGAAAAATACAGATGGTTGACTTGCAAAGTCAATACGAATTCATAAAAGAAAAAGTAAATAATTCCATAACCGAAGTTTTAGAATCTGCAGCTTTTATAAACGGCCCCGAAGTTCATAATTTTCAAAAAGAACTCGAGGCGTATTTAGGTGTAAAGCACGTAATCCCTTGCGCTAATGGCACAGACGCCTTGCAAATCGCCATGATGGGACTCGATCTTAAGCCCGGAGATGAGGTAATTACTGTAGACTTTACTTTTGCGGCCACAGTAGAAGTAATTGGTTTGTTACAGCTTACCCCTGTTTTGGTAGATGTAGAGCCCGATACTTTTAATATGGATGTAGACGCTCTTAAAAAAGCAATTACACCAAAAACTAAAGCTATAGTTCCTGTACACCTATTTGGTCAATGCGCCAATATGGAAGCCATCATGGAAATTGCTGAGGCACATAATTTATATGTTATAGAAGACAACGCCCAGGCCATTGGAGCCGATTATACCTTTAAAAACGGAACAACAAAAAAGGCTGGAACTATGGGAGATGTAGGTGCTACTTCTTTCTTCCCCTCTAAAAACCTTGGTTGTTATGGCGACGGCGGAGCTATTTTTACCAATAACGACGAATTGGCCCACACTTTACGTGGAATTGTAAACCACGGAATGTACGAACGCTACCATCACGATGTCGTTGGGGTCAACTCTAGGTTAGATTCCATTCAAGCGGCTGTTCTTAGGGCTAAACTTCCGCTTCTGGACAGTTACAACCAAAAAAGAAGGGACGCTGCCAGAAAATACACTGCCTCTTTAAAAGATAACAAACATATAATTACACCGCGACTTAATGCCCCCTGCGGAAAAGACCGTATATGCGACACTTGCAATTGTCATGTTTTTCACCAGTACACTTTACGTATTACCAACGGAAAAAGAGATGCGCTGGTAAAATTTTTAAACGATAGCGGTATCCCATGCGGTGTTTACTACCCAATACCCTTGCATTTGCAAAAGGCTTATAGGGACGATAGGTACAACGAGGGGGATTTTACCGTTACAAATCTATTGGTTAAAGAAGTAGTTTCTTTACCGATGCACACCGAATTGGACGACGACCAAATATTATTCATTACAGATAAAATCAAAGAATTTTTAGATTAA
- the galE gene encoding UDP-glucose 4-epimerase GalE, with amino-acid sequence MKILVTGGLGFIGSHTVVELQNKGFEVIIIDNLSNSSTDVLEGIKAITGKEPLFEKLDLREKDSVADFFKKHTDVKGVIHFAASKAVGESVEKPLLYYENNLSTLVYLLKELSVKDDASFIFSSSCTVYGQADELPITEDAPVKKAESPYGNTKQIGEEIIQDTCKVYQNIKAISLRYFNPIGAHESANIGELPLGVPQNLVPFITQTGVGLRKQLSVFGDDYPTTDGTCIRDYIHVVDLAKAHVIALERLMENKNKTNYEVFNVGTGTGSSVLEVIKSFEKVADKELNYKIVDRRAGDVIAAYADTTKANEELGWKAKSTLDEAMASAWKWEQKVRS; translated from the coding sequence ATGAAAATATTAGTTACCGGAGGACTCGGTTTTATAGGGTCTCACACCGTAGTAGAACTACAAAACAAAGGATTTGAAGTAATTATCATAGACAACCTATCCAATTCTTCCACCGATGTACTGGAAGGGATAAAAGCCATCACAGGCAAAGAACCTCTTTTTGAAAAATTAGACTTGCGTGAGAAAGACTCGGTTGCCGATTTTTTTAAAAAACATACCGATGTAAAAGGGGTTATCCACTTTGCAGCTTCTAAAGCTGTTGGGGAAAGTGTTGAAAAACCACTTCTCTACTACGAAAACAATCTTAGCACCTTGGTTTATCTTCTGAAAGAATTATCGGTAAAAGACGATGCTTCCTTTATTTTTAGCTCTTCCTGTACGGTTTACGGGCAAGCTGATGAATTACCAATTACAGAAGATGCCCCAGTGAAAAAAGCTGAATCCCCTTACGGAAACACCAAACAAATTGGGGAAGAAATTATTCAAGACACCTGTAAAGTGTATCAAAACATAAAAGCGATTTCGTTAAGGTATTTTAACCCCATTGGCGCACACGAAAGCGCTAATATTGGCGAACTTCCTTTGGGTGTCCCTCAAAATCTTGTGCCCTTTATTACCCAAACCGGTGTTGGTTTGCGAAAGCAACTTTCTGTTTTTGGGGACGATTATCCAACAACAGATGGTACCTGTATTCGAGATTACATTCACGTTGTAGACTTGGCAAAAGCACATGTTATCGCGCTAGAGCGCTTAATGGAGAATAAAAACAAAACCAACTACGAAGTTTTCAATGTTGGTACAGGCACTGGAAGTTCTGTTTTGGAAGTAATTAAAAGTTTCGAAAAAGTAGCCGATAAAGAACTTAATTACAAAATAGTAGACAGGCGCGCCGGGGATGTTATTGCAGCATATGCAGACACTACCAAAGCCAACGAAGAATTAGGGTGGAAAGCAAAATCTACCTTGGATGAAGCAATGGCATCCGCATGGAAATGGGAACAAAAAGTTAGATCTTAA
- a CDS encoding metal-dependent hydrolase family protein, with protein MKLKYLLSACCFMLTILMSAQNMYLHCGKIIDTKNAKVLNEKTIVVSGNKIKSIDNGYLQPSNSKDVVVDLKNKTVLPGLMDFHVHLESETNPNAYLQEFTLNEADVAFTSQEIASRTLMAGFTTVRDLGGSGVNIALRNAINQGKVEGPRIFTAGKSLATTGGHADPTNGYRKDLQGDPGPKEGVVNSVDEAKKAVRQRYKNGADLIKITATGGVLSVAKNGQNPQFTLEEIKAICETAADYGFHVAAHAHGDEGMQRAVKGGVKTIEHGTLMSDETMELMKQNEVYLVPTITAGKSVSEKAKIDGYYPDVIVPKALNIGPKIQNTFAKAYKKGVPIAFGTDAGVFTHGENAKEFGYMVEAGMKPMEALQSATITNAKIIKKENELGQIAPGFLADIIAVEENPIDEIKTLENVVFVMKDGKIYKQ; from the coding sequence ATGAAATTAAAATACCTTCTTAGTGCCTGTTGTTTTATGCTTACCATTTTAATGAGCGCACAAAACATGTATCTCCATTGCGGAAAAATTATCGATACCAAAAACGCAAAAGTGCTCAACGAAAAAACCATTGTTGTTTCTGGGAATAAAATAAAGAGCATCGATAATGGCTACTTGCAACCTAGTAATTCCAAAGACGTAGTGGTAGACCTCAAGAATAAAACAGTGCTTCCTGGATTAATGGATTTTCATGTTCATTTGGAGTCGGAAACCAATCCTAATGCTTATTTACAGGAATTCACTTTAAACGAAGCCGATGTGGCTTTTACTTCCCAAGAAATTGCTTCGCGAACCTTAATGGCCGGTTTTACTACCGTACGTGATTTGGGCGGTAGTGGCGTGAACATTGCGTTAAGAAATGCCATTAACCAGGGAAAAGTTGAAGGCCCCAGAATTTTTACAGCAGGGAAATCGTTGGCAACCACTGGAGGACATGCCGACCCCACCAACGGTTACCGAAAAGACTTACAGGGTGATCCAGGCCCAAAAGAAGGTGTGGTGAATAGCGTCGATGAAGCCAAAAAAGCAGTAAGGCAACGGTACAAAAATGGGGCAGACCTTATTAAAATTACAGCTACTGGAGGCGTACTAAGCGTGGCGAAAAATGGTCAAAACCCACAATTTACCCTAGAAGAAATAAAGGCCATCTGCGAAACGGCGGCTGATTATGGTTTTCATGTTGCTGCTCATGCCCATGGGGACGAAGGTATGCAACGTGCTGTAAAAGGTGGGGTAAAAACCATTGAGCACGGTACATTAATGAGTGATGAAACCATGGAACTTATGAAACAAAATGAAGTTTATTTGGTTCCTACGATTACCGCTGGAAAATCGGTTTCTGAAAAGGCAAAAATTGACGGGTATTACCCCGATGTTATTGTGCCTAAAGCATTGAATATTGGTCCGAAAATTCAAAATACCTTCGCAAAAGCTTACAAAAAAGGGGTTCCTATAGCATTTGGCACCGATGCCGGGGTATTTACCCATGGTGAGAACGCAAAAGAATTTGGATATATGGTTGAAGCCGGAATGAAACCGATGGAAGCCTTACAATCGGCAACCATTACCAATGCGAAAATTATTAAAAAAGAAAACGAATTGGGACAGATTGCTCCTGGTTTTCTTGCAGATATTATTGCAGTGGAAGAAAATCCTATAGACGAGATTAAGACTTTGGAAAACGTTGTATTTGTAATGAAAGACGGAAAAATTTACAAACAATAA
- a CDS encoding tryptophan-rich sensory protein — MKNSKTLAIVNTVSVLLVIAINYISQALRLNGNTIGELSDEYDNLFTPAGYAFAIWGIIYLGLIAFVIFQIRRAFFSKKESGFIKDIGFNFAMANLANSLWVFAWLYEYTLVSVFLMLVILFSLIRIILKANMEKWDAPIEIIAFVWWPICIYSGWIAVATIANISAYLSKIGFDGGALSEVSWTMIMIMVATVLNVVMIYKRNMREFAGVGVWALAAIYVRHRETQENIAYIAIGGAVIIVIYMLLHGYKNRATAPHIKLKQRLQS, encoded by the coding sequence ATGAAGAATTCAAAAACCCTCGCTATTGTAAACACGGTAAGTGTGCTATTGGTAATTGCCATTAATTATATTTCGCAAGCACTACGCCTTAATGGAAACACCATTGGGGAATTGAGCGACGAATACGATAATCTTTTCACGCCCGCCGGCTATGCTTTCGCTATTTGGGGGATTATATATTTAGGATTAATAGCCTTTGTGATATTCCAAATTAGACGGGCATTTTTCAGCAAAAAAGAATCGGGATTCATTAAAGACATTGGTTTTAACTTTGCCATGGCAAATCTGGCAAATTCGTTATGGGTTTTCGCTTGGCTTTATGAATACACGCTGGTTTCTGTATTTTTAATGCTCGTCATTCTATTTTCACTGATCCGGATTATTTTAAAAGCAAACATGGAAAAATGGGATGCCCCCATAGAAATTATAGCCTTTGTTTGGTGGCCTATTTGTATTTATTCCGGATGGATTGCAGTGGCTACCATTGCAAATATTTCTGCATATCTTTCTAAAATTGGATTCGATGGTGGCGCACTTTCGGAAGTTTCATGGACCATGATAATGATTATGGTAGCTACGGTATTAAACGTAGTGATGATTTACAAAAGAAACATGCGGGAATTCGCGGGCGTTGGTGTTTGGGCTTTGGCCGCTATTTATGTAAGACATCGTGAAACACAGGAAAATATTGCATATATAGCCATTGGAGGCGCTGTAATTATAGTAATTTATATGCTTCTTCACGGTTACAAAAACCGGGCTACGGCTCCGCATATAAAATTAAAACAACGGTTACAGTCTTAA
- a CDS encoding dihydrolipoyl dehydrogenase family protein gives MKIETFDVFVIGSGIAGQTVAYSCAEAGMKVAVADKREFGGTCANRGCDPKKVILATTEILQRAKDLEGKGVATLPKSTWKQVMDFKKEFTAKIPRKTEESLKKAGIHMYHQSPEFLDENTLLVEGKKVQAKKIVIASGKQPRNLTFEGADLLKNSDDFLSLPTLPESMIFIGAGYVGMEFAHMAARFGVEVTVMDHGKRPLSVFDEDMVAHVTAASKDLGIKFVFESEVESVEKLQKNFRVTYEKEGEKQSIKAEMVFNTSGRVPSIAGLNLEKGAIAYHKNGVEVNEFLQSTTNKSVYACGDVSAHALPLTPFSTKEGKIVAENLKNGNRVKTGYKEAPSVVFTLPNVASVGISVDEAKQLRKEIIIKTDSVPYWFNAKRINTDYYAFKTIVEKQSGKILGAHLVGPEASEVINLFAMAIYGEMTVEDLKNIIFTYPSWGSDIQSMF, from the coding sequence ATGAAGATAGAGACTTTTGATGTGTTTGTAATAGGGAGCGGAATTGCCGGGCAAACGGTGGCCTATTCCTGTGCTGAAGCTGGCATGAAGGTGGCCGTGGCCGATAAAAGGGAATTCGGTGGGACCTGTGCGAACAGAGGTTGCGATCCCAAAAAAGTAATTTTGGCAACCACGGAAATACTCCAAAGAGCAAAAGATTTGGAGGGTAAAGGTGTAGCAACACTTCCAAAGAGCACTTGGAAACAGGTAATGGACTTTAAAAAAGAGTTTACAGCTAAAATTCCACGAAAAACGGAGGAGAGTTTAAAAAAAGCTGGTATCCATATGTATCATCAATCGCCGGAGTTTTTAGATGAAAATACCCTGCTGGTGGAAGGTAAGAAAGTTCAAGCTAAAAAAATAGTAATCGCCTCTGGGAAACAGCCGAGAAACTTAACTTTTGAAGGGGCAGATCTCTTAAAAAACAGCGACGACTTTTTGTCGTTACCAACATTACCAGAAAGTATGATCTTTATAGGAGCTGGGTACGTGGGGATGGAGTTTGCCCATATGGCAGCTCGTTTTGGTGTCGAGGTTACAGTTATGGATCATGGAAAACGGCCTTTGTCTGTTTTCGATGAAGATATGGTGGCACACGTTACGGCGGCATCCAAAGATTTGGGAATTAAATTTGTTTTTGAATCGGAGGTGGAATCAGTGGAAAAGCTTCAAAAGAATTTTAGGGTTACCTATGAAAAAGAAGGAGAGAAGCAATCCATAAAAGCAGAAATGGTATTTAATACTTCGGGGAGGGTTCCGTCGATTGCTGGATTAAATCTTGAAAAAGGTGCTATAGCATATCATAAAAATGGTGTTGAGGTAAATGAATTCCTTCAGAGTACCACCAATAAAAGCGTGTATGCCTGTGGGGATGTTTCAGCACATGCACTACCTTTAACCCCTTTTTCTACTAAAGAGGGTAAAATAGTTGCTGAAAATTTAAAAAATGGAAATCGAGTCAAAACAGGTTACAAAGAAGCGCCTTCTGTAGTGTTTACTTTACCCAATGTTGCTTCCGTAGGAATTTCCGTAGACGAAGCTAAACAGTTAAGAAAAGAAATCATCATCAAAACGGACTCCGTTCCTTATTGGTTCAATGCCAAACGTATAAATACTGATTATTACGCTTTTAAAACCATTGTGGAGAAACAATCGGGGAAAATTTTAGGAGCACATTTGGTAGGCCCAGAGGCAAGTGAGGTCATTAACCTATTTGCAATGGCTATTTATGGTGAAATGACGGTGGAAGATTTAAAAAATATAATTTTCACCTATCCTAGCTGGGGTAGCGATATACAAAGTATGTTTTAG
- a CDS encoding SDR family NAD(P)-dependent oxidoreductase: MDLQLQGKRAFISGSTKGIGFAIAKTLAEEGAEVIINGRSEDSVDEALKKLKEAAPKSKISGIACDFSSPEEIKSLINNLSDIDILVNNVGVFEPKPFEEIPDNDWQRFYDINVMSGVRLSRAFLPSMKRRDWGRIIFISSESGINIPEEMVHYGMTKTAQLAISRGISETTKGTNVTVNSVLPGPTFSEGVKDFADVDEDNREEVEKEFFNTERPASLLQRFIDPQEIANMVAYVASPLSSATNGAALKADGGVVKTAF; this comes from the coding sequence ATGGATTTACAGTTACAAGGAAAAAGAGCATTTATTTCTGGGTCTACCAAAGGAATAGGTTTTGCTATTGCCAAGACCCTAGCCGAAGAAGGGGCAGAAGTGATTATTAATGGAAGAAGTGAAGACTCGGTAGACGAGGCGCTTAAAAAACTCAAGGAAGCTGCTCCAAAATCAAAAATATCTGGAATAGCTTGTGATTTTTCAAGCCCTGAAGAAATAAAATCATTAATCAATAATTTAAGTGATATTGATATTTTGGTTAATAATGTCGGGGTTTTCGAACCTAAACCATTTGAAGAGATCCCTGATAATGACTGGCAACGATTTTACGATATTAATGTCATGAGCGGGGTTAGGCTCTCAAGGGCTTTTTTGCCGAGTATGAAAAGACGGGATTGGGGAAGGATTATTTTTATTTCCAGTGAAAGTGGTATTAATATTCCAGAAGAAATGGTGCATTACGGAATGACCAAAACCGCGCAGTTGGCTATTTCCAGGGGTATTTCTGAAACGACAAAAGGAACCAATGTAACCGTAAATTCGGTTTTACCAGGGCCAACATTTTCTGAAGGGGTTAAAGACTTTGCCGATGTGGATGAAGATAATAGGGAAGAAGTGGAAAAAGAATTTTTCAATACAGAAAGACCAGCATCTTTATTGCAACGGTTTATAGATCCACAGGAAATTGCCAATATGGTTGCCTACGTTGCAAGTCCGCTTTCTTCAGCTACCAATGGAGCGGCGCTAAAGGCAGATGGAGGTGTGGTAAAAACTGCATTTTAA